The Bacteroidia bacterium genome includes a window with the following:
- the ybeY gene encoding rRNA maturation RNase YbeY encodes MDFFYYEDTLFRLPDPIFTKEFLQNILGELALGSSIEIIFCSNRYIEQVNAYYLAHNYPTDIITFAANQEFQNPTLFISVDTVSDNSEIFKVPFLQELFRVITHGILHLSGYNDSTETEKIIIHNKENYFLNKYYDVPRGTKK; translated from the coding sequence ATGGATTTCTTTTATTACGAAGATACCTTATTTAGACTACCAGACCCTATTTTTACAAAAGAGTTTTTACAAAATATTTTAGGAGAATTAGCATTAGGTTCTTCTATCGAGATTATTTTTTGTTCTAATCGTTATATCGAACAAGTAAATGCCTATTATTTAGCGCATAATTACCCAACGGACATCATTACTTTTGCTGCTAACCAAGAATTCCAAAACCCCACTTTGTTTATTTCTGTGGATACTGTTAGCGATAATTCAGAGATATTTAAAGTTCCCTTTTTACAGGAATTATTTAGAGTAATTACTCATGGTATTTTACATTTATCAGGCTATAATGATTCAACCGAAACAGAAAAAATAATCATACACAACAAAGAAAACTATTTTTTAAACAAATACTACGATGTTCCACGTGGAACAAAAAAATAG
- a CDS encoding quinone-dependent dihydroorotate dehydrogenase — MDFYQDYIRPLLFQADAERVHNFTFNSLRFLSILSNRFKWFPDRDIPLKPVHLFGLSFPNPLGLAAGFDKNAVLLDFWQYLGFGFVEIGTVTPRPQVGNPKPRLFRITQDSAILNRMGFNNDGSTVIRKRLEKKSANFIIGVNIGKNKTTPNADAALDYCACIRELSEAADYFVVNVSSPNTPELRDLQTKEPLYRLLNEIQNQNTKLQNRPILVKIAPDLTENKLDDIIETIHKVRLSGIVVSNTTISRANLTAKEDVIQKLGSGGISGKPLTKIASERLVQVRERTSLGIIGVGGIFTPEDAQARIDGGANLIQLYTGFVYQGPSIIKEIIQYLY; from the coding sequence GTGGATTTTTACCAAGATTATATTCGGCCTCTTTTGTTTCAAGCGGATGCCGAAAGGGTTCATAATTTTACCTTTAATTCGCTTCGTTTTTTAAGTATTCTCAGCAATCGTTTTAAGTGGTTTCCGGATCGGGATATTCCTCTAAAGCCGGTTCATTTATTTGGATTATCTTTTCCAAATCCATTAGGGTTAGCTGCTGGTTTTGATAAAAACGCCGTGTTATTGGATTTTTGGCAGTACTTAGGCTTTGGTTTTGTAGAAATTGGGACAGTTACTCCAAGGCCGCAAGTAGGTAACCCAAAGCCAAGACTTTTTCGTATTACACAGGATTCTGCTATTTTAAACCGAATGGGGTTTAACAATGACGGAAGTACTGTGATTCGGAAAAGGTTAGAAAAAAAATCAGCTAATTTTATTATTGGGGTTAATATTGGCAAAAACAAAACAACTCCTAACGCTGATGCTGCATTAGATTATTGTGCTTGTATTCGCGAATTATCCGAAGCTGCTGATTATTTTGTGGTAAATGTAAGTTCACCAAACACACCCGAACTGCGCGATTTACAGACAAAAGAACCTTTGTATCGTTTACTTAATGAGATACAAAATCAAAATACAAAACTCCAAAATCGTCCAATTTTAGTAAAAATTGCTCCCGATTTAACCGAGAATAAATTAGATGATATTATAGAAACCATCCATAAAGTTCGATTATCTGGAATTGTTGTTTCAAACACAACCATTTCTCGCGCTAATTTAACAGCAAAGGAAGATGTTATTCAAAAATTAGGATCTGGCGGGATTAGCGGGAAACCGCTAACCAAAATAGCGTCAGAAAGATTGGTACAAGTTAGGGAGCGAACGAGTTTAGGAATAATTGGAGTAGGAGGGATATTTACACCGGAAGATGCACAAGCAAGGATTGATGGCGGTGCAAATTTAATACAACTATACACGGGATTTGTTTATCAGGGACCATCAATAATAAAGGAGATTATTCAGTATTTATATTGA
- the fabG gene encoding 3-oxoacyl-[acyl-carrier-protein] reductase translates to MGLLQGQVTLITGATRGIGREIALEFARQGSDVAFTYQNNSDLANSLVSEIQSIGCKVFAFQADAADFNKAQEVIDTIVAKAGKLDCVINNAGITKDNLLLRMTEEQFDTVVNTNLKSVFNYTKAASKIFLKAKKGCFINISSIVGLTGNAGQANYAASKAGIIGFTNSIAKELGSRSIRANTVAPGFIQTEMTANLPDSEIQTWLQKIPLKRPGTPKDVAGTCVFLASPYAAYITGQVIIVDGGMFID, encoded by the coding sequence ATGGGATTATTACAAGGTCAAGTTACGCTCATTACGGGAGCTACACGAGGAATTGGTAGAGAAATTGCACTTGAATTTGCCAGACAAGGGTCAGATGTAGCTTTTACCTATCAAAATAATTCTGATTTAGCAAATTCTTTGGTTTCTGAAATACAAAGTATTGGTTGTAAGGTATTTGCATTTCAAGCTGATGCTGCTGATTTTAATAAAGCACAGGAAGTCATTGATACCATTGTTGCAAAAGCCGGAAAGTTAGATTGCGTAATCAACAATGCCGGAATCACCAAAGACAATTTGCTGCTCCGCATGACCGAAGAACAATTTGACACTGTGGTAAATACAAACCTAAAAAGTGTTTTTAACTACACCAAAGCCGCCAGTAAAATTTTTTTAAAGGCTAAAAAAGGTTGCTTCATCAACATTAGTTCTATTGTAGGCTTAACGGGAAATGCCGGGCAGGCAAATTATGCTGCTTCCAAAGCCGGAATAATTGGTTTTACAAATTCCATTGCCAAAGAATTAGGTTCGAGAAGTATTCGCGCAAATACCGTTGCACCCGGGTTTATTCAAACAGAAATGACCGCTAATTTACCAGATTCTGAAATCCAAACATGGTTGCAAAAAATACCGTTAAAACGTCCGGGAACCCCCAAAGATGTTGCCGGAACCTGCGTATTCCTCGCCTCACCTTATGCCGCCTATATCACCGGACAAGTAATCATCGTAGATGGCGGAATGTTTATTGACTAA
- a CDS encoding acyl-CoA carboxylase subunit beta, translated as METSFEKLARKNTEALLGGGQDKIDAQHKKKKLTARERIEILLDKGSFEEIGKFVTHRSNEFGLDKQHFLGDGVVTGYGKINGRPIYIFSQDFTVLGGSLSETFAEKICKIMDLALKNGVPVIGLNDSGGARIQEGVVSLAGYAEIFYRNTLASGVIPQLSAILGPCAGGAVYSPAITDFIFMVEQTSFMFVTGPNVVKTVTHETVSSEELGGAITHSGKSGVSHAAFPNEIACLEGIRNILSYIPQNCEELPPRLPYSLQQDEAVPALDSIIPENPNLPYDMKDVINAISDKDSFFEIHQNFAENIVVGFARLAGRSIGIVANQPACLAGCLDINASVKAARFVRFCDSFNIPLLVFVDVPGFLPGTDQEWNGIISNGAKLLYAFCEATVPRITVITRKAYGGAYDVMNSKHIGADMNFAWPSAEIAVMGAKGAAEIIFKKEISEANDPELKLAEKVDDYTRKFANPYRAANRGFVDEIIVPSETRPKLIKAFEICETKAVKRPPKKHGNIPL; from the coding sequence ATGGAAACAAGCTTTGAAAAATTAGCCCGAAAAAATACCGAAGCCCTACTTGGTGGCGGGCAAGACAAAATAGATGCTCAACATAAAAAAAAGAAACTAACTGCCCGCGAAAGAATCGAAATACTCTTAGACAAAGGTTCTTTTGAAGAAATTGGAAAGTTTGTAACCCACCGTTCAAACGAATTTGGCTTAGATAAGCAGCATTTTTTAGGTGATGGCGTTGTTACCGGATACGGCAAAATAAACGGCAGACCTATTTATATTTTCAGCCAGGATTTTACCGTTTTGGGCGGGTCATTATCCGAAACCTTTGCAGAGAAGATTTGCAAAATTATGGATTTAGCCTTGAAAAATGGCGTTCCTGTTATCGGATTAAATGATTCGGGAGGGGCGCGGATTCAGGAAGGTGTGGTTTCTTTGGCTGGATATGCCGAGATATTTTACCGCAACACATTAGCTTCCGGAGTTATTCCGCAGCTATCTGCTATTTTGGGACCCTGTGCCGGCGGAGCTGTCTATAGCCCAGCTATTACCGACTTCATTTTTATGGTCGAACAAACTTCCTTTATGTTTGTTACAGGGCCAAACGTCGTTAAGACCGTTACCCATGAAACCGTTAGTTCCGAAGAACTCGGGGGAGCTATTACCCATTCCGGCAAAAGTGGCGTAAGTCATGCAGCTTTTCCCAATGAAATCGCTTGCTTAGAAGGTATCCGAAATATTCTTTCCTATATCCCACAAAACTGTGAGGAACTTCCGCCAAGATTACCTTATAGTTTGCAGCAAGATGAAGCCGTGCCAGCTTTGGATAGCATTATACCTGAAAACCCAAACCTTCCTTATGATATGAAAGACGTTATCAACGCTATTTCGGATAAGGATTCGTTTTTTGAAATTCATCAAAATTTTGCAGAAAATATTGTAGTAGGATTTGCTCGGCTTGCCGGTAGAAGTATTGGAATCGTTGCTAACCAGCCGGCTTGTTTAGCAGGTTGTTTGGATATTAACGCAAGCGTAAAAGCAGCCCGTTTTGTCCGTTTTTGTGATAGTTTTAACATTCCACTGCTGGTTTTTGTGGATGTTCCGGGATTTTTACCCGGCACAGACCAAGAATGGAACGGCATTATCAGCAACGGAGCAAAGCTGCTATATGCTTTTTGCGAAGCAACAGTACCCAGAATCACGGTAATCACACGCAAAGCTTATGGCGGTGCTTATGATGTGATGAACTCTAAACATATTGGCGCAGATATGAACTTTGCATGGCCTTCGGCAGAAATCGCCGTTATGGGCGCAAAAGGAGCCGCAGAAATTATCTTTAAAAAAGAAATATCCGAAGCAAACGACCCGGAACTAAAATTAGCCGAAAAAGTAGATGACTATACCCGAAAATTTGCCAACCCATATCGGGCTGCTAACAGAGGTTTTGTAGATGAAATCATTGTGCCTTCCGAAACACGCCCCAAACTTATCAAAGCCTTTGAAATCTGTGAAACAAAGGCCGTTAAAAGGCCCCCTAAAAAACATGGCAATATTCCCTTGTAA
- a CDS encoding fumarylacetoacetate hydrolase family protein gives MKIICIGRNYPAHARELNNEIPEDPVIFLKPETAVLQSGNTFFLPTFSPEIHYECEVTLKIGKKGKDIPETQADSYLSGVGLGIDFTARDLQQKLKQKGLPWELSKAFDKSAVISEFYPIHSFQNIHELSFELFINGLQKQQGNTREMLFSIPKIISFVSMYFTLIAGDIIFTGTPAGVGKVNHGDLLAGKLNGHEILTVSIGNTLVKI, from the coding sequence ATGAAAATCATTTGTATCGGTAGAAATTATCCAGCACACGCCCGAGAACTAAATAATGAAATCCCTGAAGATCCTGTTATTTTTTTGAAGCCCGAAACGGCAGTACTCCAAAGCGGAAATACCTTTTTTTTGCCAACATTTTCACCCGAAATACATTACGAGTGTGAAGTAACACTCAAAATAGGGAAAAAAGGGAAAGATATTCCCGAAACCCAAGCAGATTCTTACCTATCCGGTGTTGGGCTGGGAATTGACTTCACCGCAAGAGATTTACAACAAAAACTAAAACAAAAGGGATTACCTTGGGAATTAAGTAAAGCATTTGACAAGTCAGCCGTTATATCCGAATTTTACCCAATTCACTCTTTTCAAAATATCCATGAATTATCTTTTGAATTGTTTATCAATGGCTTACAAAAGCAGCAGGGAAATACTCGAGAAATGCTTTTTTCCATTCCAAAGATTATTTCATTTGTGTCTATGTATTTTACCTTAATAGCAGGAGACATTATTTTTACCGGCACACCGGCGGGGGTGGGAAAAGTAAATCATGGAGACTTATTAGCTGGAAAACTCAACGGGCATGAAATACTAACCGTTTCTATTGGCAATACTTTAGTAAAGATTTAA
- a CDS encoding DUF2680 domain-containing protein, whose translation MNQINPTLIRVVVTVVILAMLSGLGYFFVSNQKLKQENEQLAENQVELDKEIEELNTKVGDMQSQIQDKDLAIAEKDKKIQNLTKEINDKKYQVNKLMEAGKITKKQAEEYKARIDQMEYYIKKYQQEITTLKEENKQLKNQNQDLSNEVKKKDSLNYELEQEKFLYETKLAAAAVLKTADFKITGLNRRDKEFDSNEMKASKIEKIKICFNIIENLAATAGKRDVFIQITNPNGQVEKNFENTSGYFTYDGKEQIYTLKTSANYNRETINICEIYNHPDKNDFSKGNYQVKVFCEGYLIGKQEFTLR comes from the coding sequence ATGAATCAAATAAATCCTACCTTGATACGAGTTGTGGTAACGGTAGTTATCTTAGCAATGCTATCCGGTTTAGGGTATTTTTTTGTAAGCAATCAAAAACTAAAGCAAGAAAACGAACAACTGGCTGAAAACCAAGTAGAACTCGATAAGGAAATTGAAGAACTCAATACCAAAGTGGGTGATATGCAATCCCAAATCCAAGATAAAGATCTTGCTATTGCTGAAAAAGATAAAAAAATCCAAAACCTAACCAAAGAAATAAATGATAAAAAGTACCAAGTCAATAAATTAATGGAGGCCGGAAAAATCACTAAAAAACAAGCTGAAGAGTACAAAGCCCGAATTGACCAAATGGAATACTATATCAAAAAATATCAACAAGAAATAACTACCCTCAAAGAAGAAAATAAACAACTAAAAAACCAAAACCAAGATTTATCAAACGAAGTTAAGAAAAAAGACAGCCTTAACTATGAATTAGAACAGGAAAAGTTTCTGTATGAAACCAAGTTGGCAGCAGCAGCAGTACTCAAAACGGCTGATTTCAAAATAACCGGCTTAAACCGCCGCGATAAAGAATTTGACTCCAATGAAATGAAAGCCTCAAAAATTGAAAAAATAAAAATCTGCTTTAATATCATTGAAAATCTAGCTGCAACAGCCGGAAAAAGAGATGTTTTTATCCAGATTACGAACCCTAACGGGCAGGTCGAAAAAAACTTTGAAAATACCAGCGGTTACTTCACCTATGACGGCAAAGAGCAGATTTATACCCTAAAAACATCAGCTAATTACAACCGCGAAACAATCAACATTTGTGAAATATATAACCACCCGGATAAAAACGATTTTAGCAAAGGAAATTATCAAGTAAAAGTATTCTGTGAAGGGTATTTGATTGGTAAACAAGAATTTACATTACGTTAA
- the nadA gene encoding quinolinate synthase NadA — protein sequence METTIVEKVGFVDSFIDPTIDLEQEILRLKREKNAVILAHYYQDSEIQDVADYIGDSLGLAQKAAETEADLILFAGVHFMAETAKILNPKKKVILPDLNAGCSLSDSCPADVFRKYKEQYPDHKVITYVNCSAELKTLSDVVVTSSNAAAVVNSFPPEQPIIFAPDKNLGAYLNKITGRNMILWNGTCMVHEIFNRKKIIDLKNSYPDAELIAHPECEEVVLNEASYVGSTSGLLNYTKKSTTNTFIVATEPGIIYQMKKHCPEKTFIPAPSNQSCACNSCPHMKLNTLEKVYSCLLHELPEVTLPEEIIQKALLPIQRMLEISKQAKI from the coding sequence ATGGAAACAACAATTGTGGAAAAAGTTGGTTTCGTTGATTCGTTCATAGACCCAACTATTGACTTAGAGCAGGAAATTTTGCGCTTAAAGCGCGAAAAGAACGCGGTTATCTTAGCTCATTATTATCAAGATTCTGAAATACAGGATGTTGCAGATTATATTGGCGATTCTTTAGGTTTAGCCCAAAAAGCAGCCGAAACAGAGGCAGACCTCATTTTATTTGCCGGTGTTCATTTTATGGCCGAAACTGCTAAAATTCTAAACCCTAAGAAAAAAGTCATTTTACCAGACTTAAACGCCGGCTGCTCATTATCAGATTCCTGCCCAGCAGATGTCTTTAGAAAATATAAAGAACAATATCCTGACCATAAAGTAATTACCTATGTTAATTGTTCTGCAGAGCTGAAAACCCTTAGTGATGTGGTAGTTACTTCCTCAAATGCTGCGGCTGTTGTAAACTCATTTCCTCCAGAACAGCCCATCATTTTTGCACCGGATAAAAACTTGGGAGCCTATCTCAATAAAATAACCGGCAGAAACATGATTCTCTGGAACGGTACCTGTATGGTACACGAAATCTTTAACCGGAAAAAAATAATAGACTTGAAAAACAGCTACCCAGATGCTGAACTTATTGCCCACCCAGAATGTGAAGAAGTAGTCCTAAATGAAGCGAGCTATGTTGGCTCTACAAGTGGCTTACTAAATTACACTAAAAAATCCACTACAAATACATTCATTGTGGCAACGGAGCCCGGAATCATCTACCAAATGAAAAAACATTGCCCTGAAAAAACCTTTATCCCGGCCCCTTCAAACCAATCCTGCGCCTGCAATAGCTGCCCACACATGAAACTAAATACCCTCGAAAAAGTTTATAGCTGCTTACTACATGAACTCCCAGAAGTTACTTTGCCCGAAGAAATAATCCAAAAAGCATTACTTCCCATCCAAAGAATGCTCGAAATCAGCAAACAAGCAAAAATTTAA
- the argS gene encoding arginine--tRNA ligase, protein MDFIAELQHQISVSVEELFQQKVSPSSISIQPTNPEHSGDFTALMFPLVKLKLGSPEDLGNKIGEHLVSRYKPIESFTVIKGFLNLVIRESYWWAFLEESIEAEESFFRLQIGHNKRVMVEYASPNTNKPLHLGHLRNIFLGNSVSKILEALGFTVIRACLYNDRGIHICKSMIAWKLYGNGETPASSNIKGDHLVGKYYVTYERVYQEQILELRAKKVSEEDAKEQAPIYLEAQEMLRKWEANDPEIRELWKQMNGWVYDGFQKTYQRIGVHFDQYYYESFTYLLGKEIVEEGLKKGIFYKKIGGSVWINLFEEGLDEKLLLRSDGTSVYITQDLGTADKKYFDHRIQKSIYVIGDEQDHHMKTLIAILQKLGKPYASGLFHLSYGMVDLPSGKMKSREGTVVDADDLLGEMHQVAKTKTEELGKADELNDKELSELYETLGQGALKYFLLKVDARKRILFDPTESIDFRGNTGVYIQFMYARIKSLLNKGIQEDYTAEEIATSITLLPIERNLLRQIHQYQYELLESGLAYNPAIIANYLYELAKLFSRFYNEVPIFKENNRSLVSNRLFICKMIGEILYHGLGLLGIKAPNRM, encoded by the coding sequence ATGGATTTCATCGCAGAATTGCAGCACCAAATAAGTGTTTCTGTTGAAGAGTTATTTCAACAAAAGGTTAGCCCAAGCAGTATTTCAATACAGCCTACCAACCCAGAACATTCTGGAGATTTTACGGCCTTAATGTTTCCTTTGGTTAAATTAAAATTAGGTTCACCGGAAGATTTAGGAAATAAGATCGGGGAGCATTTAGTAAGCCGCTATAAACCTATTGAAAGTTTTACTGTTATCAAAGGTTTTTTGAATTTAGTAATTCGAGAAAGTTATTGGTGGGCTTTTTTGGAGGAATCTATAGAAGCAGAAGAATCATTTTTTAGACTTCAAATAGGTCATAATAAGCGTGTTATGGTAGAATACGCATCTCCGAATACCAATAAGCCTCTTCATTTGGGGCATCTGCGTAATATATTTTTAGGTAATTCCGTCAGTAAAATATTAGAGGCTCTTGGCTTCACTGTTATTCGTGCCTGTTTGTATAACGATAGGGGAATACACATTTGCAAATCTATGATTGCTTGGAAGCTATATGGTAACGGAGAAACGCCTGCTTCCTCAAATATCAAAGGAGACCATTTGGTTGGAAAATATTATGTTACCTACGAGCGTGTTTACCAAGAACAAATATTAGAGCTTCGGGCAAAAAAAGTTTCGGAAGAAGACGCTAAAGAGCAAGCACCTATTTACCTTGAAGCCCAAGAAATGCTCAGAAAATGGGAAGCAAATGACCCTGAAATACGAGAACTCTGGAAACAAATGAATGGCTGGGTTTATGATGGCTTTCAAAAAACCTATCAACGAATCGGGGTTCATTTTGACCAATATTATTATGAATCCTTTACATACCTATTAGGCAAAGAAATCGTTGAAGAAGGGTTAAAAAAAGGTATTTTTTATAAAAAAATAGGTGGTTCCGTTTGGATAAATTTATTTGAAGAAGGGTTAGACGAGAAACTTTTATTGCGCTCAGACGGCACATCCGTTTATATTACCCAAGATTTGGGAACAGCTGATAAAAAGTATTTTGACCATCGTATTCAAAAGTCTATCTATGTAATTGGTGATGAACAGGATCATCACATGAAGACACTTATAGCCATTCTTCAAAAACTCGGCAAGCCGTATGCTTCCGGCTTATTTCATCTATCTTATGGTATGGTAGATTTACCCTCCGGAAAAATGAAATCCAGAGAAGGTACGGTCGTTGATGCTGATGATTTATTAGGCGAAATGCACCAAGTGGCGAAAACAAAAACCGAAGAGCTTGGCAAAGCAGATGAACTTAACGACAAAGAACTCAGTGAACTTTATGAAACGTTAGGGCAGGGAGCATTAAAATACTTCTTATTAAAAGTAGATGCAAGAAAACGCATTTTATTTGACCCAACCGAATCTATTGATTTTAGGGGAAATACAGGTGTTTATATCCAGTTTATGTATGCCCGAATAAAGTCTTTGCTAAATAAAGGTATTCAGGAAGATTATACGGCAGAAGAAATAGCTACTTCTATTACGTTATTGCCTATTGAGCGGAACTTATTGCGGCAAATACATCAATACCAATATGAGCTTCTTGAGTCCGGCTTAGCATACAATCCGGCTATTATTGCGAACTACTTATATGAATTGGCTAAGTTATTTAGCCGTTTTTACAATGAAGTACCTATTTTTAAAGAAAACAATAGAAGTTTAGTAAGCAATCGGCTATTTATTTGCAAGATGATAGGGGAGATTTTGTATCATGGTTTAGGGCTTTTAGGAATAAAAGCTCCTAATCGGATGTAA
- a CDS encoding ATP-binding protein, whose product MKIEIKSSIDELSIVENFVDDLNAKLDLSDEIYGNIMIAVTEAVNNSIVHGNANDINKKIQIEVFQKNPNIVSFRIQDEGPGFDVQKVKDPTLPENIESIGGRGIFVMKHLSNEMIFNDPGNSIELRFLI is encoded by the coding sequence ATGAAAATAGAGATAAAAAGTTCAATAGATGAGCTAAGTATAGTTGAAAACTTTGTTGATGATTTGAATGCTAAATTAGATCTATCGGACGAAATATACGGAAACATAATGATAGCTGTTACCGAAGCAGTTAACAACAGCATTGTACATGGAAACGCGAATGATATTAATAAGAAAATTCAGATAGAAGTCTTTCAAAAAAACCCCAATATAGTATCTTTTAGGATCCAAGACGAAGGCCCGGGTTTTGATGTTCAAAAGGTAAAAGACCCCACACTTCCCGAAAATATCGAAAGCATTGGAGGTAGAGGAATCTTTGTCATGAAACACTTATCCAACGAAATGATTTTTAATGACCCCGGCAATTCAATAGAACTACGATTTTTGATTTAA
- the rocF gene encoding arginase: protein MSGSQTSFLSNKTMHRNIKFLEIRSELGAGTFGSSLGIDAIKFAALKKHSDIFLTYHSESIESDTGWISPVLEHKFAKKIDEMMLLYEKISLRIKQYLGTGFFPLVIAGDHANAGGTIAGIKRTYPQAKLGVIWIDAHGDIHSPYTTPSGNIHGMPLAISLNLKNLDSQVNKLDERTEILWEKLCNVGNISPKILFEDLVLIDIRDLEQPEWDIIHRKNIEYYDPEDIQKHGIEYVAQNALNYLDKCDYIYVSFDVDSLDPSISTGTGTPVQNGLTVEQAKSLLKILWKSPKLIAFEIVEVNPLLDNQNRMAEIAFELIQSLIYE from the coding sequence ATGTCTGGTTCACAAACTTCTTTTTTATCAAATAAAACGATGCATCGAAACATCAAATTCTTAGAAATCAGATCAGAATTAGGTGCCGGAACGTTTGGCTCAAGCCTTGGAATAGATGCTATCAAGTTTGCCGCTCTCAAAAAGCATTCTGATATTTTTTTGACCTACCATTCTGAATCCATAGAGAGCGATACCGGGTGGATTTCCCCTGTTTTGGAACATAAGTTTGCCAAAAAAATTGACGAAATGATGCTCTTATATGAAAAAATCAGTTTACGGATTAAGCAATATCTGGGAACCGGTTTTTTCCCCCTTGTGATAGCTGGAGACCATGCAAATGCCGGAGGCACTATTGCCGGAATAAAACGCACGTATCCGCAGGCTAAACTCGGCGTAATCTGGATTGATGCCCACGGCGACATCCATTCTCCCTACACAACCCCTTCCGGAAACATTCACGGAATGCCTTTAGCAATATCATTGAACCTTAAAAATCTGGATTCTCAGGTTAATAAACTTGATGAACGCACAGAAATCCTCTGGGAAAAACTTTGCAATGTAGGCAATATCAGCCCCAAAATTCTTTTTGAAGACCTCGTTTTAATTGATATTCGGGACTTAGAACAGCCCGAATGGGATATTATTCACCGAAAAAATATTGAATATTATGATCCGGAAGATATTCAAAAACATGGTATTGAATATGTTGCACAAAACGCGCTGAACTACTTAGATAAATGCGATTATATTTATGTCAGTTTTGATGTAGATAGTTTAGATCCCTCAATTTCAACCGGAACAGGCACTCCGGTTCAAAATGGGCTTACTGTGGAGCAGGCAAAATCACTGCTGAAAATATTATGGAAAAGCCCAAAGCTAATCGCATTTGAAATTGTTGAGGTAAATCCGCTATTAGATAATCAAAATAGGATGGCTGAAATTGCATTTGAACTTATCCAAAGTTTGATTTATGAATAA
- a CDS encoding YebC/PmpR family DNA-binding transcriptional regulator: MSGHSKWATIKRKKAKTDSKRSSIFTKLAKEITVAAKLGGGNLESNARLRLAVQNARKNSVPKDAIERAINKGAGSDSANLTEIVYDGYGPGGIAIVVECTTDNLNRSAANIRSYFNKVGGNFGSSVRFMFSQKGVFIIQDNNFDSESFIFELLDAGAEDAELNDGFYTVICPFEQYGQMIAFFEAHKIEPESTTLEWIPANHTGTDIENATKVMKLIDLLEDDDDVQHVYHNLELTDELLEKIS, translated from the coding sequence ATGTCTGGTCATAGTAAATGGGCTACGATTAAAAGAAAAAAAGCAAAAACCGATAGTAAGCGGAGTTCTATATTCACTAAATTAGCAAAAGAGATTACGGTTGCAGCCAAGTTAGGCGGAGGAAATCTTGAGAGTAATGCTCGGTTACGTTTGGCGGTTCAGAATGCTCGGAAAAACAGTGTTCCTAAGGATGCTATTGAGCGTGCTATCAACAAAGGTGCAGGTTCTGATAGCGCAAACTTAACAGAAATCGTTTATGATGGCTACGGCCCCGGCGGAATCGCTATCGTTGTGGAATGCACTACCGATAACCTAAACCGCTCCGCAGCCAATATCCGCAGCTATTTTAACAAAGTAGGCGGAAACTTCGGAAGCTCCGTCCGATTTATGTTTTCCCAAAAAGGTGTCTTTATTATCCAAGATAATAATTTCGATAGTGAATCTTTTATTTTTGAACTCCTTGATGCCGGTGCTGAAGACGCTGAACTCAATGACGGTTTTTACACCGTCATTTGTCCTTTTGAGCAGTATGGGCAAATGATAGCCTTTTTTGAAGCACATAAAATTGAACCGGAAAGCACTACCTTAGAGTGGATTCCGGCAAACCACACCGGCACAGACATCGAAAATGCTACCAAAGTAATGAAACTCATTGACTTACTCGAAGACGATGATGACGTGCAGCACGTTTATCATAATTTAGAACTTACTGATGAGTTGTTAGAAAAAATCAGCTAA